From Candidatus Zixiibacteriota bacterium, the proteins below share one genomic window:
- the sppA gene encoding signal peptide peptidase SppA has translation MAKARDIIIGVVIGGSFLLFFGMIIAFVMLGRGGSSDGLPSFGKKVAIINIYGVIESSTDIVRQLDRWADDNSVQAILLHINSPGGGVTPSQEIYEKILKVKAETKKPIVASMSSVCASGGYYIACAADRIVANQGTITGSIGVIFQYPVIEEMFNKVGIKYQTIKSGGRKDVGSPFRAPTEADSTMLQAVVDDTYDQFVQAIVDNRDMGRDEVISLADGSVYSGRQAYRLGLVDTLGTFEDALDIAGEMCGLGKDPDSVREIPRRRASLWDLVEGLLNLDLSGLLARGDNLIYPQLRYIFN, from the coding sequence ATGGCAAAGGCGCGGGACATCATAATCGGAGTCGTGATCGGGGGGAGCTTCCTGCTCTTCTTTGGAATGATCATTGCATTTGTCATGCTGGGTCGGGGCGGCTCCAGCGACGGTTTGCCGTCATTCGGTAAGAAGGTCGCCATCATCAATATCTACGGTGTTATCGAGTCCTCTACCGATATCGTCCGCCAGCTTGACCGCTGGGCGGACGACAACAGCGTTCAAGCGATCCTCCTGCATATCAATTCCCCCGGCGGCGGCGTGACGCCCTCGCAGGAGATCTACGAAAAGATTCTCAAGGTCAAAGCCGAGACGAAGAAGCCGATTGTGGCGTCGATGAGTTCAGTGTGCGCTTCCGGCGGTTACTATATCGCCTGCGCAGCCGACCGGATTGTCGCCAATCAGGGGACGATTACCGGATCGATCGGAGTGATTTTTCAATATCCCGTCATTGAAGAGATGTTCAACAAGGTGGGGATCAAGTACCAGACGATCAAGTCGGGAGGACGCAAGGACGTCGGTTCGCCGTTCCGGGCGCCAACGGAGGCGGACTCGACCATGCTACAGGCGGTGGTGGACGACACGTACGACCAGTTTGTGCAGGCGATCGTCGATAACCGCGACATGGGTCGCGACGAGGTGATCAGCCTGGCGGACGGCTCGGTGTATTCGGGGCGGCAGGCGTACCGGCTTGGGTTGGTCGATACGCTGGGCACGTTTGAGGATGCCCTTGACATCGCCGGCGAGATGTGCGGGTTGGGGAAGGACCCCGACAGTGTCCGTGAAATTCCGCGTCGGCGGGCCTCGCTGTGGGATCTGGTGGAGGGGCTGTTGAATTTGGACTTGTCGGGTCTGCTGGCCCGCGGCGATAACCTGATTTATCCGCAGTTGCGCTATATTTTCAACTAA
- a CDS encoding LysM peptidoglycan-binding domain-containing protein — MPRLLYFVAVVMLVVAGCSSAVRENRTLAVATNISTEAESPSSQANVSESIPANNEAVVAAQNELNLAEEYFQYGVQANSQEQWQEAQYNFERALTILSDLDVDPTDESEIGQRYFKLLGDIRSEYKLTLLYLATLPGETSSSAFVDRFLEIDDFSKLREEPVVTDVDKTAVFDVPVIVNEKVENCIIYFQTLARDFFQAALTRSGKYSSTMIRILEEEGLPRDLVYLPLIESGYKTNAYSWAAAVGPWQFISGTGKQYGLYRNWWYDERRDFEKSTRAAARYLTFLYNRYGDWYLALAAYNAGEGRVDRAVKRENTTDYFRLRSLARETKDYVPLFLAATIIAKNPEKYGFASYFEEPIDYETVTIDKCVDLRDVARSLGTSLEYLQHLNPELLRNVTPPNAGSYRLRIPTNMETAFWAAYDGFEKPKASGMEQHTIRRGETWASIAKKYGVSAKSLAAANNASTKSKLIAGRHLLVPIQNPELARSGGSSSGKKSGSGSKSSALAANGTYTVRKGDNLWQIAEAHGTTVNDLRSLNGLGPYSELHPGQKLKVNASGTKAAGSKASSGKIMTYKVRKGDTLDKIAQKYGTSVQDIASINGMHTIDYLRVGQLINVPASGASASSKSASKSTASAGKKSRSGGVLVYVVKAGDTLWDIAKSFGTTVEDIVTLNGLSSKRVKVGDRLKVKRG; from the coding sequence ATGCCTCGTTTGTTATATTTTGTCGCGGTGGTGATGTTGGTGGTGGCGGGGTGTTCGTCGGCAGTGCGGGAAAATCGCACTTTGGCCGTTGCGACAAATATATCTACTGAGGCCGAGTCTCCATCCTCTCAAGCGAATGTCAGTGAATCGATTCCAGCGAATAACGAGGCGGTAGTCGCCGCGCAGAACGAATTGAACCTCGCCGAAGAGTATTTTCAATACGGAGTTCAGGCTAACTCGCAGGAACAGTGGCAGGAAGCCCAGTACAATTTTGAACGCGCCCTGACGATTCTTTCCGACCTCGACGTTGATCCGACGGACGAAAGTGAAATCGGCCAACGCTACTTTAAGTTGTTGGGCGACATTCGCTCGGAATACAAGCTGACCTTGCTTTACCTCGCAACTCTTCCCGGAGAGACCTCCAGCTCCGCTTTTGTCGATCGGTTTTTGGAAATCGATGACTTCAGCAAACTTCGGGAAGAGCCGGTAGTTACTGACGTTGACAAGACCGCAGTATTCGATGTTCCGGTGATAGTCAACGAAAAGGTCGAGAATTGTATCATATACTTCCAGACGCTGGCGCGCGATTTCTTCCAAGCGGCTTTGACGCGTTCGGGCAAGTATTCTTCGACCATGATCCGGATCCTTGAGGAAGAAGGCCTGCCGCGCGATTTGGTATACCTGCCTCTGATCGAATCTGGATACAAGACCAATGCCTACTCCTGGGCAGCCGCGGTTGGACCGTGGCAGTTCATCTCTGGAACCGGAAAACAATACGGACTTTATCGTAATTGGTGGTATGATGAGCGGCGCGATTTCGAGAAGTCGACGCGGGCCGCCGCACGCTACCTGACTTTCCTTTACAATCGTTATGGTGACTGGTACTTGGCTCTGGCGGCGTACAATGCCGGCGAGGGTCGGGTCGATCGTGCGGTCAAGCGCGAGAACACCACCGACTATTTCCGTCTCCGGAGTCTGGCGCGTGAAACCAAGGACTATGTTCCGTTGTTCCTGGCGGCGACGATCATCGCCAAGAATCCTGAGAAATACGGTTTTGCGTCGTACTTCGAAGAGCCGATTGACTACGAGACGGTGACCATCGACAAGTGCGTCGATCTTCGTGACGTTGCACGTTCGCTCGGGACGAGCCTTGAGTATCTTCAACACCTGAACCCCGAGTTGCTGCGCAATGTCACACCGCCGAATGCCGGCTCATATCGGCTGCGAATTCCGACCAACATGGAGACGGCGTTTTGGGCGGCCTATGACGGTTTTGAGAAACCGAAGGCCTCCGGCATGGAGCAGCATACGATTCGTCGCGGCGAGACGTGGGCCAGTATCGCCAAGAAATACGGAGTTTCGGCCAAGAGCCTGGCAGCCGCGAATAACGCTTCGACCAAGAGCAAGCTGATCGCGGGTCGCCACTTGCTGGTCCCGATTCAGAATCCGGAGCTGGCGCGATCGGGCGGATCGAGCAGCGGCAAGAAATCCGGCTCCGGCTCGAAGTCGTCGGCGCTGGCGGCCAACGGCACCTACACGGTGCGCAAGGGCGATAACCTCTGGCAGATCGCGGAAGCGCACGGCACGACGGTGAACGATTTGCGCTCCCTGAACGGGTTGGGACCCTATTCTGAGCTTCATCCCGGGCAGAAGCTCAAAGTCAACGCGTCGGGAACGAAGGCGGCGGGCAGCAAGGCGTCCTCCGGCAAGATCATGACCTACAAAGTTCGCAAGGGGGATACGCTGGACAAAATCGCTCAGAAGTACGGAACTTCCGTGCAGGACATCGCGTCGATCAACGGTATGCATACCATCGACTATCTTCGGGTCGGGCAGTTGATCAATGTTCCGGCATCGGGTGCCAGCGCGAGCAGCAAGTCCGCGAGTAAGTCGACAGCCTCGGCCGGCAAGAAATCGCGTTCGGGCGGTGTGCTCGTTTACGTGGTCAAGGCCGGCGACACCCTTTGGGACATTGCCAAATCGTTTGGAACGACAGTGGAAGACATTGTGACGTTGAACGGGCTTTCATCCAAGCGCGTGAAAGTCGGAGATCGACTCAAAGTCAAGCGAGGTTAA
- the miaA gene encoding tRNA (adenosine(37)-N6)-dimethylallyltransferase MiaA: MVKPIIPVLVGPTAVGKTAVALELVDRFNLEVVSCDSRQIYRRLNIGTAKPTRTELAGRPYHLIDYVEPDAVYSAARYREDADAAFTEVFSKGRVPLVVGGSGLYLRALVVGLFETPPADPDFRARLEAFSAAELHSQLAGIDSEAARVIPAGNRPRLVRALEIHNLTGLTKSELAKSGTYPPSRYEFLLFLLSRSREKLYQIINLRVDNMIRDGLIAEVDQLCAAGLADSPVLRRTVGYREVLDFWDGQFGHDRCIELIKQRTRNYAKRQLTWFRHQVRAETIELESSGWRQKMFGWFDKFKLDRKLC; encoded by the coding sequence TTGGTTAAGCCGATCATCCCGGTGCTGGTCGGACCGACCGCCGTCGGCAAGACCGCCGTTGCGCTGGAACTCGTCGACCGTTTCAATTTGGAAGTCGTCTCTTGCGATTCCCGCCAGATTTACCGCCGACTCAACATCGGTACAGCCAAGCCGACCCGGACTGAACTCGCCGGCCGACCTTATCACCTGATCGATTACGTCGAACCTGATGCAGTCTACTCGGCAGCGCGTTATCGCGAGGATGCTGACGCCGCATTTACCGAGGTCTTTTCGAAAGGTCGGGTCCCCCTGGTTGTTGGCGGATCCGGGCTGTATCTCAGGGCTCTGGTGGTGGGGCTTTTTGAAACACCACCGGCCGACCCGGATTTTCGGGCGCGTTTGGAAGCGTTTTCGGCAGCAGAGCTTCATAGCCAGCTCGCCGGGATCGATTCGGAGGCAGCGAGGGTAATTCCGGCGGGAAATCGGCCGCGCCTGGTTAGGGCATTGGAAATCCATAACTTAACCGGCTTGACCAAAAGCGAACTTGCAAAGTCCGGTACGTATCCTCCGAGTCGGTATGAATTTCTCTTATTTCTCTTAAGCCGTTCAAGGGAAAAACTTTATCAAATTATCAATTTGCGGGTCGATAATATGATACGGGACGGATTGATCGCAGAAGTCGATCAACTCTGCGCGGCGGGTCTTGCCGACTCGCCGGTTTTGCGACGAACAGTTGGATATCGTGAAGTTCTCGACTTCTGGGACGGTCAGTTTGGTCATGATCGATGTATCGAATTGATCAAGCAACGGACCCGCAACTATGCTAAACGACAGTTGACCTGGTTTCGTCATCAGGTTCGAGCCGAAACAATCGAATTGGAGTCTTCCGGTTGGCGGCAAAAAATGTTCGGCTGGTTCGACAAATTTAAACTTGACAGGAAATTATGCTAA
- the mutL gene encoding DNA mismatch repair endonuclease MutL, whose translation MATRIKLLPNVLINKIAAGEVIERPASVVKELIENSLDAEATSVRIDIAEGGLGRIEVNDNGYGMTPEDLRLAVCRHATSKIDKPEDLFNIKSFGFRGEALPSITSVSQFAVKSRNRGAASGYRLEIDGGEVVGESEVGCDYGTTITVRNLFFNTPARRKFLKSASAEVRRVIEVVESIALGNPQCEFILDSDGQRLVDLAATADRFARAGQLFGVANAAKFVRGERAADALRVEIYLSKPEACRRSRSRIMILVNGRRIDSKSLFAAITSAYGEFLAGGLYPQGAVFIAIDPALVDVNVHPAKSEVRFADERAIFHALYSLVRESLLQGNIVPGFGAASGRRGEDYSGYAREVDLRRSLGSFFEKELGSERGEHALAAIFTPIPTGQAGQAELPSPQGEAVPAVVTIPPGQPTERTHLAATMKGDARLHQFNLLYIIAITADAVLIIDQHAAHERILYELALKSLGHHAIASQRLLFPIPVHLEPEDYFTFNREQESFAALGFVVSAFGPRQVQLEAVPSVLGGKNPETLFRELLDDFSELKGDEQKRFQKRAASFACRGAIMSGDRLTEVAMRALFENLMTAENPYVCPHGRPTMIRLSRHDLDVRFGRLG comes from the coding sequence ATGGCCACGCGGATTAAGCTGCTGCCCAACGTGCTGATCAACAAGATCGCCGCCGGCGAAGTGATTGAGCGGCCGGCCTCCGTGGTCAAGGAGTTGATCGAGAATAGCCTTGATGCCGAGGCCACCTCGGTGCGGATCGACATCGCCGAGGGCGGGCTGGGCCGGATCGAGGTCAACGACAATGGTTACGGCATGACCCCGGAAGATCTTCGCCTTGCCGTCTGCCGCCACGCCACCAGCAAGATCGATAAGCCGGAAGACCTCTTCAATATCAAGTCGTTCGGATTCCGCGGCGAAGCGCTGCCGTCGATCACCTCGGTGTCGCAGTTCGCGGTCAAATCGCGCAATCGTGGCGCCGCCTCCGGCTACCGGCTGGAGATCGACGGCGGGGAAGTGGTCGGCGAGTCGGAGGTCGGATGCGACTATGGCACGACGATTACCGTGCGCAATTTGTTCTTCAACACGCCCGCGCGCCGGAAATTCCTCAAGTCGGCTTCGGCAGAAGTGCGCCGGGTGATTGAAGTGGTCGAGTCGATTGCGCTCGGCAATCCGCAGTGCGAATTCATCCTCGACTCCGACGGCCAGCGTCTCGTCGATCTGGCGGCAACCGCCGATAGATTCGCCCGCGCCGGGCAGTTGTTCGGCGTCGCCAACGCTGCAAAATTCGTTCGCGGTGAGCGCGCCGCGGATGCACTGCGCGTCGAGATTTATCTTTCAAAACCGGAGGCCTGTCGGCGCAGCCGCTCGCGGATTATGATACTTGTCAATGGCCGCCGTATCGATTCCAAGTCGCTCTTTGCCGCAATCACTTCCGCCTATGGAGAATTTCTCGCGGGCGGGTTGTATCCGCAGGGTGCCGTCTTCATCGCGATCGATCCGGCGCTGGTTGACGTCAACGTGCATCCGGCCAAGTCGGAAGTTCGCTTTGCCGATGAGCGCGCCATTTTTCATGCGCTTTACAGCTTGGTGCGCGAGTCGCTCCTGCAGGGGAACATCGTTCCCGGATTTGGTGCAGCGTCCGGCCGCAGGGGCGAGGATTACTCCGGCTATGCGCGTGAAGTTGACCTGCGCCGCTCGCTGGGAAGTTTCTTCGAGAAGGAACTCGGCTCGGAACGTGGGGAACATGCGTTGGCGGCGATTTTTACGCCGATACCGACCGGGCAGGCCGGGCAAGCGGAACTGCCTTCGCCGCAAGGGGAAGCTGTGCCGGCCGTTGTCACGATTCCACCTGGACAGCCGACCGAGCGCACCCACTTAGCGGCCACGATGAAAGGCGACGCGCGTCTGCATCAATTCAATCTGCTCTACATCATTGCGATTACAGCCGACGCGGTGCTAATCATCGACCAGCACGCCGCTCATGAGCGCATTCTCTACGAGCTGGCACTCAAGTCGCTCGGCCATCATGCTATTGCCAGCCAGCGCCTGCTTTTCCCGATTCCGGTACATCTTGAACCGGAAGATTACTTCACCTTCAATCGCGAACAGGAGTCGTTTGCGGCGCTTGGTTTTGTCGTTAGCGCTTTCGGGCCTCGCCAGGTGCAGCTTGAAGCCGTCCCGTCGGTCCTCGGCGGCAAGAATCCTGAGACACTCTTCCGCGAACTGCTGGATGATTTCTCCGAGTTGAAAGGTGATGAACAGAAGCGTTTCCAGAAGCGGGCCGCCTCGTTTGCCTGCCGGGGTGCAATCATGTCTGGCGATAGACTCACCGAGGTTGCGATGCGTGCGCTATTTGAGAACTTGATGACTGCCGAGAATCCGTACGTTTGTCCCCATGGCCGGCCCACGATGATTCGCCTGTCGCGACACGATCTTGATGTCAGATTCGGGCGCCTTGGTTAA
- the mutS gene encoding DNA mismatch repair protein MutS: protein MSDKTTPLLEQYFAIKKQHPDKILFFRMGDFYEMFGRDAEIAAPILGIALTSRAHGQTTRLPLAGVPYHSAEKYLTQLIRAGLKVVICEQVEDPKLAKGLVKRKVIEIITPGTITIDSALPAERDSLLLAIHTNQPDRLGFGAVDITTGAVTFYEGDLAGTLDRIESLAPSEVLISDEDTVSLVRHLARLAAAPTKLESWRFQVDFATEKLKNFYEVASLEAFELNHAPRATAALGALFSYIEEMKFAAPGHLSPPRLADDPDHVYLDAATVRNLELLQSNSSDKREHTLFGLLDFCRTGMGKRTLARWLVAPLKNIERILARQQAVERFYREDELREGMARALADLIDLERMAGKLGNRKANPRDLVALAGSLRRLPEISGLLASCGVPLLASLAKRLPELQAVVGDIALALVDEPPILANSGGLIRTGSSEKLDRLKSSIKDAVDYISGLQEKLRTETGIGNLKVGFNQVFGYYIEVSKGQLAAVPPHFIRKQTLVNAERYITDELKKKEELILAAEDGINRLEEELFLELRDRVAAHGEQISRAGQIVGELETLLAFALAARRYGYVRPQLTTEPILEIIEGRHPVIEQILPRGDFVGNDTRLDARDAQIQLLTGPNMAGKSTYLRQVGLIVIMAQAGGFVPAEKATIGIVDRVFTRVGASDRLTMGESTFLVEMNETARILNNATPQSLILLDEVGRGTSTYDGLAIAWALCEALHNDTRLKSRTIFATHFHELTELANLCARIRNFQVQVRRHRDRIVFLRKVVPGGCDDSFGIEVAKLAGIPGTLTARAKEILAELESGTFAPLKTRSRYHYVNPNQMRLFESTEPETLKRLRSVDVDSLTPIEALNLVNELKKLAEKDNGHAD, encoded by the coding sequence ATGTCCGACAAGACCACGCCGCTGCTTGAGCAGTACTTTGCCATCAAGAAACAACACCCCGACAAGATCCTCTTTTTCCGCATGGGGGATTTCTACGAGATGTTTGGCCGCGACGCCGAGATTGCCGCGCCGATTCTCGGTATTGCGCTGACCTCGCGCGCGCACGGCCAGACGACGCGCCTGCCGTTGGCCGGTGTGCCGTATCACTCGGCCGAGAAGTATCTGACGCAGTTGATCCGTGCCGGCCTCAAGGTCGTTATCTGCGAGCAGGTGGAGGATCCCAAATTGGCGAAGGGACTCGTCAAGCGGAAAGTAATCGAGATTATTACGCCCGGCACGATCACGATCGACAGCGCACTGCCCGCCGAACGCGACAGTCTATTGCTGGCGATTCATACCAACCAGCCCGACCGGCTCGGCTTCGGCGCCGTAGACATCACCACCGGCGCGGTAACGTTTTATGAAGGTGATCTGGCCGGAACGTTGGACCGGATTGAATCGCTGGCACCGTCGGAAGTCCTGATCTCCGATGAGGACACCGTGAGCCTGGTCCGACATTTGGCGCGATTGGCGGCGGCGCCGACAAAGCTGGAGTCGTGGCGCTTCCAAGTCGACTTCGCGACGGAGAAGCTCAAGAACTTCTATGAGGTCGCTTCGCTCGAGGCGTTCGAACTCAACCATGCGCCGCGGGCGACCGCCGCGCTGGGTGCGCTTTTCTCGTATATCGAAGAGATGAAATTCGCGGCGCCGGGGCATCTATCGCCGCCACGGCTGGCAGATGATCCCGATCACGTCTATCTCGATGCTGCCACCGTTCGCAATTTGGAACTGCTGCAATCCAATTCCAGCGACAAACGCGAGCACACGCTGTTCGGGCTGCTCGATTTCTGTCGCACGGGAATGGGCAAACGCACGCTGGCGCGCTGGCTCGTGGCGCCGCTGAAGAACATCGAACGCATCCTCGCGCGTCAACAGGCGGTCGAACGGTTTTATCGCGAAGACGAATTACGCGAAGGTATGGCACGCGCGCTTGCCGACCTGATCGATCTGGAACGGATGGCGGGCAAGCTCGGCAATCGCAAGGCGAACCCGCGCGACCTTGTTGCGCTGGCGGGCAGCTTGCGGCGACTGCCGGAGATCTCCGGCTTGTTGGCGAGTTGTGGTGTTCCGCTTCTGGCGTCATTGGCGAAGCGGCTGCCGGAATTGCAGGCGGTGGTCGGCGATATTGCCTTGGCACTCGTCGATGAGCCGCCGATCCTGGCCAACTCCGGCGGCTTAATTCGTACCGGGAGCAGCGAGAAGTTGGACCGCCTCAAGTCGTCAATTAAGGACGCGGTCGATTACATCTCCGGCCTGCAGGAGAAGCTGCGCACCGAGACCGGAATCGGCAATCTCAAGGTCGGCTTCAATCAGGTGTTCGGTTATTACATTGAAGTCTCGAAGGGTCAGTTGGCAGCAGTCCCGCCACACTTCATCCGCAAGCAGACGTTGGTCAACGCCGAGCGGTATATCACGGATGAACTGAAGAAGAAGGAAGAGTTGATTCTTGCCGCCGAAGACGGCATCAATCGCCTGGAGGAGGAGTTGTTCCTCGAGCTGCGCGATCGCGTCGCCGCCCACGGCGAGCAGATCAGTCGCGCCGGCCAAATCGTCGGCGAGCTGGAGACGCTGCTGGCTTTTGCGCTGGCGGCACGGCGCTATGGGTACGTGCGTCCGCAGTTGACGACCGAGCCGATCCTGGAAATCATCGAGGGGCGCCATCCGGTGATCGAGCAGATTCTGCCGCGCGGCGATTTTGTGGGCAATGATACCCGGCTCGATGCCCGGGACGCGCAAATTCAACTTCTCACCGGACCGAACATGGCGGGGAAGTCCACATATCTGCGGCAAGTCGGGCTGATCGTAATCATGGCCCAGGCGGGCGGTTTCGTGCCTGCCGAAAAGGCCACGATCGGGATTGTCGATCGCGTCTTCACGCGCGTCGGCGCTTCGGACCGTCTGACGATGGGCGAATCGACCTTTCTGGTGGAGATGAACGAGACGGCGCGAATCCTCAACAATGCCACGCCGCAGAGTCTGATCCTGCTCGATGAGGTCGGGCGCGGCACTTCGACCTATGACGGTCTGGCGATTGCCTGGGCGTTGTGCGAGGCGCTGCACAACGATACGCGGCTCAAGTCGCGCACGATTTTCGCCACCCACTTTCACGAACTAACAGAACTTGCGAATCTCTGCGCGCGTATTCGCAATTTCCAGGTACAGGTGCGTCGCCACCGCGATCGCATCGTATTCCTCAGGAAGGTCGTACCGGGCGGTTGTGATGACAGCTTCGGGATTGAGGTGGCCAAGCTGGCGGGAATTCCCGGCACATTGACAGCCCGCGCCAAGGAGATTTTGGCGGAATTGGAGTCGGGCACATTTGCGCCGCTCAAGACTCGCAGTCGCTATCACTATGTCAACCCAAACCAGATGCGGCTGTTCGAATCGACCGAGCCGGAGACCTTGAAGCGACTGCGCTCCGTCGACGTCGACAGCCTGACGCCGATCGAAGCGCTGAACCTGGTCAACGAGCTGAAGAAACTTGCGGAGAAGGATAATGGCCACGCGGATTAA
- a CDS encoding SPOR domain-containing protein has protein sequence MKHSKYWRTSTSAKRRPVSAPDRALRTLAAGLWLTVSAAVGAMASDQLARVDECLQAGELTAARLALREAAFTPDHYGWEFRHALLNPDGDQAAARVRALLDNDPPAELRCRMAEFYAQYCLLAGNCNAGAVAAHRALRSCVHVQRCEPLQLLTARLDLARGEDRAAEGQLRRLLKESSDPDVNSQALWLLAESFAARKKLGAAKELLARFATRPENPYFAPAVARLAELLEVTDEAPSAKSMRERLIGEAPQFAALTGAAPTDDPAAVTVAFTMPANRTPRSLAQLFAVRVGEFDREADARRVHQRLLAQGYTARMTELESGDRPHFVVDVGRFNSADAAARFKQRFERVTQQTVTVVAL, from the coding sequence ATGAAGCATTCGAAATACTGGAGAACCTCTACTTCAGCCAAGAGGCGGCCCGTCAGCGCACCTGATCGCGCGCTGCGCACTTTGGCGGCCGGGCTCTGGTTGACTGTGTCCGCCGCGGTCGGCGCTATGGCTTCCGACCAGTTGGCGCGCGTCGACGAGTGCCTGCAGGCCGGCGAACTCACTGCCGCCCGCCTGGCGTTGCGGGAGGCAGCGTTTACGCCGGATCACTACGGCTGGGAGTTTCGCCACGCGCTGTTGAATCCGGACGGCGATCAAGCGGCCGCGCGCGTGCGCGCGCTGCTCGATAATGATCCGCCCGCTGAGTTGCGGTGCCGCATGGCGGAGTTCTATGCGCAGTATTGTCTGCTGGCCGGCAATTGCAATGCCGGTGCTGTGGCGGCCCACCGTGCTTTGCGTTCGTGCGTTCACGTGCAGCGCTGTGAGCCGTTGCAGCTTCTGACTGCTCGTCTCGACCTCGCCCGCGGGGAAGATCGCGCGGCGGAGGGTCAATTGCGACGTTTGCTGAAAGAGTCTTCCGATCCCGATGTGAATTCGCAGGCGCTCTGGTTGCTTGCCGAATCATTCGCCGCACGCAAGAAACTCGGTGCCGCCAAGGAGTTGCTGGCGCGCTTTGCGACACGCCCGGAGAATCCCTATTTTGCGCCGGCGGTGGCGCGATTGGCGGAGCTGCTCGAAGTCACGGACGAAGCCCCATCGGCAAAATCGATGCGTGAGCGCTTGATCGGTGAGGCGCCGCAATTTGCCGCTCTTACCGGCGCCGCACCGACAGATGACCCAGCTGCAGTGACGGTTGCGTTCACGATGCCGGCCAATCGCACACCACGATCGCTGGCACAGCTATTTGCCGTGCGCGTTGGTGAATTTGACCGCGAGGCTGATGCGCGCCGCGTCCACCAGCGGCTGCTTGCGCAGGGCTATACCGCGCGGATGACGGAACTGGAATCCGGCGATCGCCCGCATTTCGTAGTGGATGTCGGTCGCTTTAATTCGGCTGATGCCGCCGCCCGCTTCAAACAGCGCTTTGAGCGCGTCACCCAACAGACCGTCACGGTCGTCGCGCTGTAA
- a CDS encoding tetratricopeptide repeat protein, which translates to MFDFNMYYYIIGVALVLLLIALFSLQVRRRRRERAKDASLYVSALQSLLEGDQVAAFHKLKDVVAQDTHNIDAYLRLGRILADRGKAKQAIQVHSDLLMRGDITPAQRQAVQHHLIDDFVADGQLEKAVALLKKEYDRDPANLKSGVQLLDLLGKTEKWEDSEAVAEKLFKREPTLFRNRLADVKSRLADLLAQRGKGRKARTLYKTAYHLDPTRHDVWVKVGDSYITEERVEDAVKAWMTFVEKNPDQAHVVFDRLRRSFFDLGQFNMISSVFEGILERDPNNISAAMALAELYEKKGDRAQALDYFRQIINAHPAYAPAHIGVARIYRGQGRINEAFEILENLYFSQEAARQRT; encoded by the coding sequence ATGTTCGATTTTAACATGTACTACTACATCATCGGCGTTGCCCTCGTCCTGTTGCTGATTGCGCTGTTTTCGTTGCAGGTGCGCCGGCGCCGCCGCGAGCGCGCCAAGGACGCCAGCCTGTACGTATCCGCGCTGCAGTCGCTTTTGGAAGGCGACCAGGTGGCGGCGTTCCACAAGCTCAAGGATGTGGTCGCGCAAGACACGCACAATATCGACGCCTATTTGCGTCTGGGGCGGATTCTCGCTGACCGTGGCAAGGCCAAGCAGGCGATTCAGGTTCATTCCGACCTGCTGATGCGCGGCGATATTACGCCGGCGCAGCGCCAGGCGGTGCAGCATCATTTGATAGACGACTTTGTCGCCGACGGCCAGTTGGAGAAGGCCGTTGCGCTGCTGAAGAAGGAATACGATCGCGACCCGGCCAATCTCAAGTCGGGTGTCCAACTGCTCGATCTGCTTGGCAAGACGGAGAAGTGGGAGGACTCGGAGGCGGTCGCTGAGAAGCTGTTCAAGCGGGAGCCGACGCTCTTTCGTAACCGTCTCGCCGATGTCAAGAGTCGTCTGGCTGATTTGCTGGCGCAGCGCGGCAAGGGCCGCAAAGCGCGCACGCTGTACAAGACCGCTTATCATCTCGACCCCACCCGCCATGACGTCTGGGTCAAAGTCGGTGATTCGTACATTACCGAGGAGCGGGTCGAAGACGCCGTCAAGGCGTGGATGACGTTCGTGGAGAAGAATCCAGATCAGGCGCATGTCGTCTTTGATCGACTGCGCCGCTCGTTTTTCGATCTCGGGCAATTCAACATGATCTCGAGCGTCTTTGAGGGCATCCTCGAGCGCGATCCCAACAATATCAGCGCCGCCATGGCGCTGGCCGAGCTTTACGAGAAGAAGGGCGATCGCGCCCAGGCGCTGGACTACTTCCGGCAGATCATTAACGCCCATCCCGCGTACGCGCCGGCTCATATCGGTGTCGCGCGCATCTATCGCGGGCAAGGACGGATCAATGAAGCATTCGAAATACTGGAGAACCTCTACTTCAGCCAAGAGGCGGCCCGTCAGCGCACCTGA
- a CDS encoding LapA family protein produces MWAVRMFLMIVFLIFAIAFFIANANQRVDIAFDLMFIHYRHLDAPLWGVLLVAFGAGMIASFLLAVTYFFRISSESAANRRLVKRLEAEITSLRNRQIDQIDSI; encoded by the coding sequence ATGTGGGCCGTTAGAATGTTCCTCATGATCGTGTTTCTGATTTTCGCGATCGCCTTCTTCATTGCCAACGCGAATCAGCGCGTCGATATCGCCTTCGACCTGATGTTCATTCATTACCGCCATCTGGACGCGCCGCTCTGGGGGGTGTTGCTGGTGGCGTTCGGCGCGGGAATGATCGCCAGCTTTTTGCTCGCGGTTACGTATTTCTTCCGGATTTCCTCGGAATCGGCCGCCAATCGACGCTTGGTCAAGCGGCTGGAAGCGGAAATCACGTCGTTGCGAAACCGACAAATTGATCAGATCGACTCGATTTAG